In the genome of Gloeotrichia echinulata CP02, one region contains:
- a CDS encoding glycosyltransferase produces the protein METTSQDTLSLWREEGSRLIPQNFEVFNSLVAQAKALVQRGKYEEAAVYGEIAAWFTCAQPCGLFVSFELEQILLKIGQQAIKCNSYPSQNPSISQRPKKILHVCTSVMSIGGLSKMLWRWIQQDTESTHSVALTKQESNNVPQILKDSVSKSNGKIYMLNQLASGLISRAKELREIAATVDVVVLHVYNQDVIPMIAFANKEQSPPVIFLDHADHLFWLGASISDVVANLRESGMRLSQQRRGIEPQRNVLLPTIVEPTDRKLSRVQAKQQIGIQEDTIVLLSIARSVKYNRSVNGMNFADAHVPILEKYKNACLLVVGANNPEDWSTAIEQTEGRIRAIAETENTAIYYQAADIYVDSFPFVSITSLLEAGSYGVPLVSRYPYSCDASEILGADMPGLTGNLIRVRNLEEYTDCLTQLIEDQEFRLSLGEATKNKIAQTHWASNWQPALENLYTRAITLTPVTAPLAPKDQMFLGEPDVFLPNVHGWYFNFTLAIQPYLKFMPLTQRLYHWYRLVKKHGLRNRVTLLLPSWLYSRYQGLKVGSKL, from the coding sequence ATGGAAACAACATCTCAAGATACACTAAGCCTATGGCGAGAAGAAGGTAGTCGCCTGATTCCCCAAAACTTTGAAGTGTTTAATAGCCTAGTGGCGCAGGCGAAAGCGCTGGTTCAGCGGGGAAAGTATGAAGAAGCTGCGGTTTATGGAGAGATCGCAGCTTGGTTTACATGTGCACAACCCTGTGGTTTATTTGTCAGCTTTGAGCTTGAGCAAATCCTCTTAAAGATTGGACAACAAGCTATCAAATGCAATAGTTATCCGAGTCAAAATCCCTCAATATCTCAAAGACCAAAGAAGATATTGCATGTGTGTACATCTGTGATGTCCATTGGTGGACTTTCCAAGATGCTTTGGCGCTGGATTCAGCAGGATACCGAGAGTACCCATTCAGTAGCTTTGACAAAGCAGGAATCAAATAATGTACCGCAAATCTTGAAAGACTCTGTGAGCAAGAGTAACGGTAAGATATACATGTTGAACCAGTTAGCTAGTGGCCTGATTTCTCGAGCTAAAGAGCTACGGGAAATTGCCGCAACAGTAGATGTGGTTGTACTGCACGTATATAACCAAGATGTGATTCCCATGATTGCTTTTGCGAATAAAGAGCAATCTCCACCAGTGATATTTTTGGATCATGCGGATCACCTGTTTTGGCTAGGTGCTAGTATCAGCGATGTGGTTGCTAATTTGCGTGAGTCTGGTATGCGCTTATCACAGCAACGTCGGGGTATTGAGCCACAACGCAACGTACTTCTGCCTACCATTGTAGAACCTACTGACCGAAAACTTTCTCGCGTGCAAGCCAAACAACAGATCGGTATTCAAGAAGATACTATCGTATTGCTCTCAATAGCTAGATCTGTTAAGTACAATAGATCTGTCAATGGCATGAACTTTGCAGATGCACATGTTCCTATCCTAGAAAAATACAAAAATGCTTGTCTGTTGGTTGTGGGTGCTAACAATCCAGAGGATTGGTCAACAGCCATTGAGCAAACAGAAGGCAGAATTAGAGCGATCGCCGAAACTGAGAATACTGCTATATATTACCAGGCTGCTGACATTTATGTTGACTCGTTTCCATTTGTTTCCATTACATCCCTATTAGAGGCTGGAAGCTATGGTGTACCTTTGGTAAGCCGTTATCCTTACTCTTGCGATGCTTCCGAAATTCTTGGTGCTGATATGCCGGGGTTAACAGGTAATCTAATTAGAGTGCGGAACCTTGAAGAGTATACAGATTGTCTAACGCAGTTGATCGAAGATCAAGAATTTAGACTTTCCCTAGGGGAAGCAACCAAAAATAAAATAGCACAGACACACTGGGCAAGCAATTGGCAACCTGCTTTAGAAAATCTCTATACTCGTGCTATTACACTCACCCCTGTAACTGCACCGTTGGCTCCCAAGGATCAGATGTTTCTGGGTGAGCCAGATGTTTTCTTACCCAATGTTCATGGCTGGTACTTCAATTTTACTCTGGCAATTCAACCTTATCTAAAATTTATGCCCTTGACTCAACGGCTGTACCACTGGTACAGATTAGTCAAAAAGCATGGACTTCGCAATCGGGTTACTTTATTGCTACCTAGTTGGCTGTATTCACGCTATCAAGGCTTGAAAGTGGGTAGTAAATTGTAA
- a CDS encoding DegT/DnrJ/EryC1/StrS family aminotransferase — protein sequence MSEKIQTIPIAKPWMGEAEAEAAKRPILTGWVTQGPEVAAFEQEFAAYVGAKHACAVSNCTTALHLALLAVGVQPTDEVITVSHSYIATANSIRYCGAIPVFVDIEPQSYNINPMLIEDVINERTRAILVVHQIGMPCDLKAILEIAHRYNLPVIEDAACAIGSEILSYGNWEKIGKPHGDIACFSFHPRKVISTGDGGMLTTSNPEWDKQFRLWRQHGMSVPDTVRHGAKQVIFESYPMLGYNYRMTDIQAAVGREQLKRLPEIVARRRYLAQRYQELLADVPGLKLPTEPDWAKSNWQSFCVRLPEKCDQLQVMQAMLDAGVSTRRGIMCAHRESAYQKEPWSCGVVKEDCHCEIGSCQRLSESEQAQERAIILPLFHQMTEEEQERVVEVLKKVCQI from the coding sequence ATGTCTGAAAAAATACAAACAATTCCAATTGCTAAACCTTGGATGGGGGAAGCTGAGGCAGAAGCGGCAAAGCGTCCAATCCTCACTGGATGGGTAACACAAGGACCTGAAGTTGCGGCCTTTGAGCAGGAATTTGCTGCTTATGTCGGTGCAAAGCACGCTTGCGCTGTATCTAATTGTACTACAGCGTTGCACTTGGCCTTGTTAGCTGTAGGTGTGCAGCCAACAGATGAAGTAATTACCGTCAGCCATTCCTATATTGCCACCGCCAACAGCATCCGCTACTGTGGGGCGATCCCAGTATTTGTGGATATCGAACCACAGAGCTATAACATCAACCCGATGTTAATTGAGGATGTGATTAACGAACGCACCCGTGCGATTTTGGTAGTCCACCAAATCGGAATGCCTTGCGACCTCAAAGCCATTTTAGAAATTGCTCACCGTTACAATTTACCAGTAATTGAAGACGCAGCCTGTGCGATCGGCAGTGAAATTCTCTCCTATGGAAACTGGGAGAAAATTGGTAAACCACATGGGGATATCGCCTGTTTTTCCTTTCACCCCCGGAAAGTTATTAGCACTGGCGATGGGGGGATGCTGACTACATCTAATCCTGAATGGGATAAACAGTTTCGTCTCTGGCGACAACATGGGATGAGTGTACCAGATACAGTCCGCCACGGTGCTAAACAGGTGATATTTGAGTCATATCCCATGTTGGGCTACAACTACCGCATGACTGATATTCAAGCAGCCGTTGGACGGGAACAACTCAAACGCCTACCGGAAATTGTGGCACGTCGGCGTTATTTAGCACAGCGATATCAGGAATTGCTCGCAGATGTGCCGGGATTGAAGTTACCCACAGAACCAGATTGGGCAAAGAGTAACTGGCAAAGTTTCTGCGTTAGGTTACCAGAGAAGTGTGACCAACTGCAAGTAATGCAGGCGATGTTAGATGCTGGGGTGTCTACACGTCGGGGAATTATGTGCGCTCATCGGGAAAGTGCTTATCAAAAAGAACCTTGGTCATGTGGTGTTGTCAAGGAAGATTGTCATTGCGAAATAGGAAGTTGTCAGCGCTTAAGTGAGAGCGAGCAGGCGCAGGAACGGGCGATTATTTTGCCATTGTTTCATCAAATGACCGAGGAAGAACAGGAACGGGTGGTTGAGGTTTTGAAAAAGGTTTGTCAGATTTAG